A genome region from Nitrospira sp. includes the following:
- a CDS encoding NAD(P)H-dependent oxidoreductase, with the protein MIQLWRVLLLCASSLLAVPMIARAADNSPTINVLVAYHSLFGHTERMAEAVAEGARSVPQTQVVLKRVGKVTAEELFAADAIVLGSPVYWSNMAGEVKAFIDDWQFKFGVFPEFKLRNKVGAAFATGGQISSGKELTMLSILAAMLGNQMIIVSGGGAFGASATTEGESPGIDVQEMTGARELGRRVADVAGAVKRGFESQGNRAGSSGP; encoded by the coding sequence GTGATTCAGCTGTGGCGAGTGCTGCTTCTGTGCGCAAGCAGTCTTCTGGCCGTGCCGATGATTGCCCGAGCGGCTGATAACTCTCCGACGATCAATGTGCTGGTGGCGTATCACTCTCTTTTCGGGCACACCGAGCGAATGGCCGAGGCGGTTGCAGAGGGTGCTCGATCGGTTCCCCAGACGCAGGTTGTTCTGAAGCGTGTGGGGAAAGTGACGGCTGAGGAATTATTCGCTGCCGATGCGATTGTGCTCGGGTCTCCGGTCTATTGGTCCAACATGGCCGGCGAGGTGAAGGCGTTTATTGACGATTGGCAATTCAAGTTCGGGGTCTTCCCGGAATTCAAATTGAGAAACAAGGTGGGGGCGGCGTTCGCAACCGGCGGTCAGATTTCCAGCGGGAAAGAGCTGACGATGCTCTCAATCCTTGCGGCGATGCTGGGGAATCAGATGATTATTGTGAGCGGTGGTGGTGCGTTTGGTGCCTCCGCAACAACAGAAGGCGAGAGCCCTGGAATTGATGTACAAGAGATGACCGGAGCCCGTGAGTTGGGTCGGAGGGTGGCCGACGTTGCCGGTGCGGTCAAGCGAGGATTTGAGTCACAGGGAAATAGAGCCGGCTCGAGTGGGCCGTGA
- a CDS encoding 4Fe-4S dicluster domain-containing protein, whose product MPEVYNWQLGRKMLYPYEERHPKWQFAFVFNINRCLACQTCSMADKSTWLFSKGQEYMWWNNVETKPYGGYPQFYDVKITQLIEQVNPGGQVWNVRVGRKHHAPYGVFEGMTIFDAGAKVGQAAIGYIPTDQEWRFVNIYEDTATSMRALVENIDKSGFTRDEPWRLSGSSLPEHETYFFYLQRICNHCTYPGCLAACPRKAIYKRPEDGIVLIDQNRCRGYKKCVEQCPFKKPMYRGTTRVSEKCIACYPRIEGKDPLTGGEPMETRCMAACVGKIRMQSLMRIGEDGLWAEDRWHPLYYTIRVEQVALPLYPQWGTEPNGYYIPPRHSPRGYARQMFGPGVDNAIEKYLVPSRELLAVLQLWRASQQIVFRYDVIPGPKVFETQIHGKRFDMYNDTVLGFNKSGKEVARIQVEEPIYIRPAERVNWL is encoded by the coding sequence ATGCCAGAAGTCTATAACTGGCAACTGGGACGGAAGATGCTGTATCCCTACGAGGAACGGCATCCGAAGTGGCAGTTTGCCTTTGTGTTCAACATCAATCGCTGTTTGGCTTGTCAGACCTGTTCGATGGCCGACAAGTCGACCTGGCTCTTCTCGAAGGGGCAGGAATACATGTGGTGGAACAACGTGGAAACCAAGCCGTACGGCGGGTATCCGCAGTTCTACGACGTGAAGATCACCCAGCTCATCGAGCAGGTGAACCCGGGCGGGCAGGTGTGGAACGTCCGCGTGGGACGCAAGCACCATGCGCCGTACGGCGTGTTCGAGGGGATGACCATTTTCGACGCCGGCGCCAAAGTCGGACAGGCGGCGATCGGGTACATCCCGACGGACCAGGAATGGCGGTTCGTGAACATCTATGAAGACACCGCGACGTCCATGCGGGCCTTGGTCGAGAACATCGACAAGTCCGGCTTTACGCGCGATGAACCGTGGCGTCTCTCCGGCAGCAGCTTGCCGGAACACGAGACCTACTTCTTCTATCTGCAGCGGATTTGTAACCACTGCACCTATCCGGGCTGCTTGGCAGCCTGCCCGCGGAAGGCGATCTACAAGCGGCCGGAAGACGGCATTGTCTTGATCGACCAGAACCGGTGTCGCGGGTACAAGAAGTGCGTGGAACAGTGCCCGTTCAAGAAGCCGATGTATCGGGGCACCACGCGCGTCTCGGAAAAGTGTATCGCGTGTTATCCGCGCATCGAAGGCAAAGACCCGCTGACAGGCGGCGAACCGATGGAAACGCGTTGTATGGCGGCCTGCGTGGGTAAAATCCGCATGCAGTCATTGATGCGCATCGGGGAAGACGGCCTGTGGGCGGAAGACCGCTGGCATCCCCTGTACTACACGATTCGTGTGGAGCAGGTGGCGCTCCCGCTGTATCCGCAGTGGGGCACCGAGCCCAACGGCTACTACATCCCGCCGCGGCATAGCCCACGTGGCTACGCACGGCAGATGTTCGGCCCGGGCGTGGATAACGCCATCGAGAAATACCTCGTGCCAAGCCGCGAACTGTTGGCGGTGCTCCAGCTCTGGAGAGCCAGTCAGCAGATCGTCTTCCGGTACGATGTCATTCCGGGTCCGAAAGTGTTTGAAACCCAGATTCACGGGAAGCGGTTCGACATGTACAACGATACCGTGTTGGGCTTCAACAAGTCGGGCAAGGAAGTGGCGCGTATTCAGGTCGAAGAGCCGATCTACATTCGGCCGGCCGAGCGCGTGAACTGGCTGTAA